Part of the Bacillota bacterium genome is shown below.
AGTGCCTGGACACTGTGGCACCCGGAGGTTTTTCCTTTGATGTTGAAGGCCTCCCGGAGGGCCCAGCGGCCATCATGAGCGCTGCTGATGCGAGGTTAGCGGAACCTGCGGTCCTGAGCCTTCTCCTGAAAAGACGCTGGGATTACGATGCCTTTCTGATAAACTGCTTCGGTGACCCCGCGCTGCGCCCCTCCCGGGAGGTCACCGAAAGGCCGGTGCTGGGGGCAGGGGAATCAGGGCTCGCGTGTGCTTCAGGCTTCGGCCGGCGGTTCGCCGTGGCATCAGTATCGGACAGGGCCCTGCGAATGTCGGTGGAGTATGCCCGGGAGCTAGGCCTTCATGGAAGACTGGCCGGAGCATTCACGGTGGGGATGAGCGTGCCTGACCTCCTGGATGCGGCTCCAAGGGTCCCGGAAGCGCTGGTAGGGGCAGTGGTGACTGGCGCGAGAGAACATGGAGTAGACACTGTCTTACTGGGTTGCACCGGGATGGCCTCCATGGCTCCGGAGATCGCCAGGCGAACCGGGCTGTTCATCATCGAACCCCTTCGTGCCGCCCTTGGCCTTGTGGTAGCACTCCTGACAATGGGGCTCAGCCACAGCCGGGCAGGACTTTACATGGCAGCCGATACCTCGAAGGTTGCCGGGTATGACCTGGGGGGTGGGTGCGCGTGAAACGAATCCTGGTCTTAAGCCCCGTAACCTCAGAACACGTGACCGAGGTGAAGGAGTACCTGGAGGAGGCAGTCAGGGGGCAGGCCAAGGTCACGGTCATTAGGGTGACCAGGGGCCCGGCCTCCATAGAGACCTTCTTCGATGAGAGCTTTGCGGCGCCGGAACTCACCAGGATCGTCTCCGAGATGGCGGGGGACTATGACGCGGTGGTATTGAACTGCTTCGTGGACCCTGCCATCGCGGCACTGCGGGAGCTCACGGAGGTGCCCGTCGCCGGGGCGGGTGAGTCAGCTATGATCCTGGCATCCCTCCTGGGACACCGGTTCTCCGTAGTATCGGTGATGAGGAACTCCGGGCCGTGGACCGAGATCCAGGCCTCACGGCTGGGATTGGGGCC
Proteins encoded:
- a CDS encoding aspartate/glutamate racemase family protein, whose translation is MKRILVLSPVTSEHVTEVKEYLEEAVRGQAKVTVIRVTRGPASIETFFDESFAAPELTRIVSEMAGDYDAVVLNCFVDPAIAALRELTEVPVAGAGESAMILASLLGHRFSVVSVMRNSGPWTEIQASRLGLGPRLAGAVGVDVPVLELVQHPEEAFRQIAKEAAAMVESLGSEAVVLGCTGMVPLRQAIQESVPVPVVEPLLSAVMLACALSTCVLRP
- a CDS encoding aspartate/glutamate racemase family protein translates to MSRGEEGARRLRRVLVINPVLQSPWDDMDKECLDTVAPGGFSFDVEGLPEGPAAIMSAADARLAEPAVLSLLLKRRWDYDAFLINCFGDPALRPSREVTERPVLGAGESGLACASGFGRRFAVASVSDRALRMSVEYARELGLHGRLAGAFTVGMSVPDLLDAAPRVPEALVGAVVTGAREHGVDTVLLGCTGMASMAPEIARRTGLFIIEPLRAALGLVVALLTMGLSHSRAGLYMAADTSKVAGYDLGGGCA